A single region of the Candidatus Melainabacteria bacterium genome encodes:
- a CDS encoding DUF4279 domain-containing protein, with product MSLDSQKYARELRALMEKDECIAFFTVSHPTLSTQQISELLQLEPVYALEDGDTIYESKRHHITQTGSYWRIEVCETGCRISSEQLLSDLIAHLSGKLPTIRRLQNEGAKMSLNLHYTLASNVSSLELSPDLLTQLFQLRIRLRVMTIKPVDE from the coding sequence ATGTCCCTAGATTCACAAAAATACGCTCGTGAACTTCGTGCCCTCATGGAAAAAGATGAATGCATTGCTTTTTTCACAGTCTCACACCCAACGCTCAGTACTCAACAAATCTCTGAGTTGCTCCAGTTGGAGCCGGTTTATGCGCTCGAAGATGGAGACACCATCTATGAATCCAAACGTCATCATATAACTCAAACCGGTTCATACTGGCGCATTGAGGTGTGTGAAACCGGTTGCCGGATCTCGTCGGAGCAACTTTTATCCGATCTAATAGCTCATTTATCAGGAAAGTTACCGACAATCAGGCGCCTACAAAATGAAGGTGCAAAAATGTCGCTGAACCTCCACTACACTTTAGCTTCTAATGTCTCATCACTTGAGTTATCCCCGGATTTGCTGACTCAGCTGTTCCAGCTACGGATCAGGCTTCGTGTCATGACGATAAAACCGGTAGACGAATAG
- a CDS encoding type II toxin-antitoxin system RelE/ParE family toxin, whose amino-acid sequence MLKPDLTNDAMRFLKKRDGKQFMQIFQAITALCNEPRPTDSISMGNGAHFRKDAGEFRAIYRFDENTLYVTVVGNRNDSAAYQEFDRK is encoded by the coding sequence ATGCTGAAACCGGATCTGACTAATGATGCAATGCGATTCCTGAAAAAGCGTGATGGTAAGCAGTTTATGCAAATATTTCAGGCAATCACAGCTCTCTGCAATGAACCGCGACCAACCGATTCAATTTCGATGGGGAACGGCGCCCACTTCAGAAAAGACGCAGGCGAGTTTCGGGCAATTTACAGATTCGACGAAAACACTCTTTATGTAACCGTCGTCGGTAATAGAAATGATAGTGCTGCTTATCAAGAATTTGACAGAAAGTAA
- a CDS encoding sulfotransferase, with product MHSIGQFLEEKKRRLEEPTMRELELLNERYRSINLAPVEEPAIPLAFNARSVFLAIKSGISRRAEATRIPRLSTSVLQKSYFGISQSRRRKLFSPIFVVGSGHSGTSIMLKILSNHSHIYAVEGESDCFIWLGLLSKLRRFISWNKLTLKTGAERWAEKTPKHLWYLKDIFNYYPDAKVVVMLRDGRDVALSQSKTWGCFEQAVKRWVEEYRVAEQYLDNPNVMMVKYEDLVTNSTRTLADLFDFIGEEFEPEIVHTELRPERWYSDNLEKPDIISSATHQQYRNWQINQPLTDFSKKWITQMSDEQKVIFKNLAGSLLIELGYADDLNW from the coding sequence ATGCATAGCATTGGACAATTCCTGGAAGAGAAAAAAAGGCGGTTGGAAGAGCCGACAATGCGCGAGCTTGAGCTTCTAAATGAACGGTATCGGTCCATTAACCTGGCACCTGTAGAAGAGCCTGCGATTCCACTAGCCTTCAATGCGCGTAGCGTTTTTCTCGCCATTAAATCTGGTATCAGTCGTCGCGCCGAGGCTACCAGAATTCCCCGACTTTCAACCTCTGTTTTGCAAAAGTCATATTTCGGGATCAGTCAATCTCGCAGGCGTAAGCTGTTCTCGCCGATTTTTGTTGTTGGGTCTGGGCACAGCGGCACTTCCATTATGCTCAAGATTCTTTCCAATCACAGTCATATTTACGCGGTTGAAGGAGAGTCTGATTGTTTCATCTGGCTGGGGTTACTCAGCAAATTGCGTCGCTTTATTTCGTGGAACAAACTAACGCTAAAAACTGGTGCGGAAAGATGGGCAGAGAAGACGCCGAAGCACCTCTGGTATTTGAAAGACATTTTCAACTACTACCCGGATGCAAAAGTGGTTGTTATGTTGAGGGATGGCAGGGACGTTGCGCTGTCGCAGTCAAAGACCTGGGGGTGCTTTGAGCAAGCCGTGAAGCGCTGGGTTGAGGAATATCGTGTAGCTGAGCAGTACTTAGACAATCCAAATGTCATGATGGTGAAGTACGAAGACCTTGTCACCAACTCGACTCGTACACTCGCCGACCTCTTTGATTTTATCGGCGAGGAGTTTGAACCGGAAATCGTTCATACAGAGCTTCGACCAGAACGATGGTACAGCGACAATCTAGAGAAGCCGGACATAATCAGCAGTGCAACACATCAGCAGTATCGAAACTGGCAAATTAATCAACCGCTTACTGACTTTAGCAAAAAGTGGATCACCCAGATGAGTGATGAGCAGAAGGTGATTTTTAAGAATTTGGCAGGCTCTCTCTTGATTGAGCTGGGCTATGCTGATGATTTGAACTGGTAG
- a CDS encoding type II toxin-antitoxin system Phd/YefM family antitoxin, whose product MKTITATELKTKTGATLDAAQREPVAIEKNGRQVAVIIPKADYDRLMKLENEYWLARVEAAEKTGYIGTEATTAFFKEKLKGDAETGSD is encoded by the coding sequence ATGAAGACGATCACGGCGACCGAGCTGAAAACAAAAACGGGGGCGACTCTGGACGCAGCACAAAGAGAGCCAGTTGCCATCGAAAAAAATGGACGTCAGGTTGCTGTCATCATCCCCAAAGCCGATTACGACCGCCTTATGAAGCTTGAAAACGAATATTGGTTGGCACGAGTTGAAGCCGCCGAGAAAACTGGTTACATCGGAACAGAAGCCACAACAGCATTCTTCAAAGAGAAACTAAAAGGCGATGCTGAAACCGGATCTGACTAA
- a CDS encoding glycosyltransferase family 1 protein, with product MSQSSSTSTLVLTAPGINVAGYLTSESGVAEGARGYVKALQHLNYNIALNNFEVAASRKEDKTFTTFATNNPHPINLVCVNADQLPAFIQQFGADYFKDKYNIAVWWWETPEFPEEWWEHFNHFDEIWVGSSYIQRTLANVAPVPIVVVQPVVEPKAFSVDRKKFELPEDEFLFLCVFDFLSSFERKNPLATIEAFKKAFSPEEPVRLVLKCINGERNPKLLAELQERANGLRVTVLDRYLSPDDNQLLSNSCDAYVSLHRAEGLGFPIAEAMLNKKPVVITGWSGNMDFNSIANSYLVSYELIANQIQVGPYKIADTWANPSPEHAAQQMRSVYTDAITREKMVANAFKTASDYFSRQTVGEIIQTRLTAVAAFNRPTSEPPTDAKICDIDALTEQRLKIIESGEDPADTSASKSRIRKVMMNFVEKSGYLNRIYSALFRKIFTDSSKIQTKVELIDSRTRRAVADADRRIAILEERIRELEKQNQ from the coding sequence ATGAGTCAATCATCGAGTACCTCCACCTTAGTTTTGACCGCCCCCGGCATAAATGTTGCCGGTTACCTCACATCAGAGTCGGGCGTGGCTGAAGGCGCACGTGGATATGTGAAAGCGCTTCAGCACTTGAATTACAACATTGCCCTCAATAATTTCGAAGTTGCGGCAAGCAGAAAAGAAGACAAAACGTTTACGACTTTTGCCACTAACAACCCGCATCCAATCAATCTTGTTTGCGTGAACGCCGACCAGCTCCCGGCGTTTATTCAACAATTCGGCGCAGACTACTTCAAAGACAAATACAACATTGCTGTCTGGTGGTGGGAAACTCCTGAATTTCCAGAGGAATGGTGGGAGCATTTCAATCATTTCGACGAAATTTGGGTAGGCAGCTCATACATTCAGCGGACTCTGGCAAATGTAGCGCCGGTGCCGATCGTCGTGGTTCAGCCCGTCGTCGAACCAAAAGCATTTTCTGTTGACAGAAAGAAATTTGAACTGCCGGAAGACGAATTTTTGTTTTTGTGTGTTTTCGATTTCCTTAGCAGCTTCGAGCGAAAGAATCCCCTTGCCACCATCGAGGCTTTCAAAAAAGCATTCTCTCCAGAAGAGCCGGTGAGACTGGTTCTTAAATGCATCAACGGAGAAAGGAACCCCAAATTATTAGCCGAATTACAAGAACGCGCTAATGGACTGAGAGTGACAGTTTTGGATCGTTATTTGTCGCCTGATGACAATCAACTCCTGAGTAATTCCTGCGATGCATACGTTTCGCTGCATCGCGCTGAGGGGCTTGGATTCCCGATTGCAGAAGCCATGCTGAATAAGAAACCGGTCGTCATTACTGGATGGTCCGGCAACATGGATTTCAACTCCATCGCCAATTCTTACCTCGTTTCATACGAATTAATTGCAAACCAAATTCAAGTTGGACCCTACAAAATTGCGGATACGTGGGCGAATCCAAGCCCTGAGCATGCGGCGCAACAGATGCGTTCTGTTTATACAGATGCGATAACGCGCGAGAAGATGGTCGCCAACGCCTTCAAAACGGCATCGGATTACTTCTCACGGCAGACAGTTGGTGAAATCATCCAGACCAGACTGACAGCTGTTGCGGCATTCAATCGACCAACTTCAGAGCCTCCGACTGACGCAAAAATATGCGACATCGATGCGCTAACAGAACAAAGACTCAAGATAATTGAATCTGGTGAAGACCCAGCCGACACAAGCGCTTCCAAGTCGCGGATTCGCAAGGTAATGATGAATTTCGTTGAGAAGAGCGGCTATCTAAACCGCATCTACAGCGCTCTTTTCCGAAAAATCTTTACCGACTCATCTAAAATCCAAACCAAAGTTGAGCTGATTGATTCTCGCACCAGACGAGCGGTCGCGGATGCAGATCGCAGAATAGCGATTCTGGAAGAACGAATACGAGAATTGGAAAAACAAAATCAATGA
- a CDS encoding class I SAM-dependent methyltransferase, which yields MRYWHEQLASQKSFVPLEKFNHGYTVRNSPAGFVRTLEIGAGLGEHLEFEKLTAEQRRNYIPVELRTNMVEQIRARFPDIDARQGDCQGRLDFEDGYFDRIIAIHVLEHLPDLPSAVKEMYRLCDKEKGIFSVVIPCEGGVAYNLARFVSTEQMFRKRYGQPYKWFIDSEHISIPDEIIKEVSRYFEPVHQEYFPFMLPIVDINLIIGITFKPRQKPLINH from the coding sequence ATGCGCTACTGGCATGAGCAACTTGCATCCCAAAAGTCGTTTGTGCCGCTGGAAAAATTCAATCACGGCTATACCGTGCGCAACTCGCCGGCCGGATTCGTTCGCACGCTGGAAATCGGCGCTGGGCTCGGCGAGCATCTGGAGTTCGAAAAGCTCACCGCAGAGCAGCGCCGGAATTACATACCGGTTGAACTGCGTACCAACATGGTTGAGCAGATTCGCGCCCGTTTTCCCGACATAGATGCACGGCAGGGTGATTGCCAGGGACGTCTGGACTTCGAAGATGGATATTTCGACCGCATTATCGCTATCCACGTTCTGGAGCATCTTCCTGACTTGCCTTCAGCGGTCAAAGAGATGTACAGGTTGTGCGACAAAGAGAAGGGCATTTTCAGCGTTGTGATTCCTTGCGAAGGTGGAGTCGCGTACAACCTTGCTCGATTTGTTTCGACCGAGCAGATGTTCCGCAAGCGATATGGGCAGCCGTATAAGTGGTTTATTGACAGCGAACATATCAGTATTCCGGACGAAATTATCAAAGAAGTATCGCGTTATTTTGAACCGGTGCATCAGGAATATTTCCCTTTTATGCTGCCGATAGTCGACATCAATTTGATTATTGGAATTACTTTCAAGCCAAGACAGAAACCTCTGATTAACCACTGA
- a CDS encoding HAD-IIIA family hydrolase, producing MLKTLFLDRDGIINEIVMREDVVSSPRTLSEFVIRPDFIEFYRRLDSSSLSVFVVSNQPDVRRGAIAAADLEQIIAEMKARFKFTEILHCVHDDRDQCDCRKPKPGMISGLLQKYDRRADEAIIIGDSYKDILAGKAAGIGTVYLQQGYNALGACVPDYVVTQLTEVFDLPPFLNLS from the coding sequence ATGCTCAAGACACTTTTTCTAGATCGAGACGGAATCATAAACGAAATCGTCATGCGCGAGGACGTTGTCTCTTCGCCGCGGACGCTTTCCGAGTTCGTTATACGCCCGGACTTCATTGAATTCTACAGGCGTCTCGACAGTAGTTCCTTGAGTGTATTCGTGGTCTCAAATCAGCCCGATGTGCGGCGGGGCGCTATCGCGGCGGCTGACCTGGAGCAGATAATCGCCGAAATGAAGGCGCGATTTAAGTTCACAGAAATTCTTCATTGCGTACATGATGATCGGGATCAGTGCGACTGCCGAAAGCCAAAACCAGGCATGATTTCAGGGCTTTTGCAAAAGTACGACCGGCGCGCCGATGAAGCGATTATCATTGGCGACAGCTATAAGGATATTTTAGCCGGCAAGGCTGCCGGCATTGGAACGGTATACTTACAACAAGGTTATAACGCTCTTGGCGCATGTGTGCCTGATTACGTGGTAACCCAACTGACAGAGGTTTTTGACCTCCCTCCATTTTTGAACTTGTCATGA
- a CDS encoding iron transporter, with product MHLRHDERHFTDNDTVRDIVIGMSDGLTVPFALAAGLSGAALNSSLVVTAGLAEIAAGSIAMGLGGYMAAKGDETHYAQELHRENREVAEIPEAEKAEVKAIFHEYGLSDDEIKPIVETLSARPNDWVKFMMRFELNIEKPDPRRARISAFTIAASYVAGGIVPLVPYMLVSNANTALLISVACTLIALFIFGFVKGNFTGVPPLKSGTETLLIGGAAAAAAFGIAKWVSH from the coding sequence GTGCACTTAAGACATGACGAACGGCATTTCACGGACAATGATACGGTGCGAGACATCGTCATTGGCATGTCTGACGGGTTAACGGTTCCGTTCGCTCTTGCGGCTGGATTGTCCGGCGCCGCGCTGAACTCAAGCCTTGTAGTCACTGCGGGGCTGGCAGAAATCGCCGCCGGCTCCATTGCAATGGGACTGGGCGGATACATGGCTGCAAAAGGCGATGAGACCCACTATGCCCAAGAATTGCACAGAGAAAACCGAGAAGTGGCTGAGATTCCTGAGGCCGAGAAAGCCGAAGTCAAAGCAATTTTCCACGAATACGGACTATCAGACGACGAGATCAAACCAATCGTAGAGACCCTCTCGGCAAGACCAAATGACTGGGTGAAATTCATGATGCGCTTTGAATTGAACATCGAAAAGCCGGACCCTCGCCGCGCGCGCATCAGCGCATTCACAATCGCTGCTTCCTATGTAGCCGGCGGCATTGTGCCGCTCGTTCCCTACATGCTGGTGTCTAACGCAAATACTGCGTTGCTTATCTCAGTAGCTTGCACGCTCATAGCACTGTTCATTTTCGGCTTCGTCAAAGGGAACTTTACCGGCGTGCCACCACTGAAAAGTGGAACAGAAACGCTGCTCATCGGCGGAGCGGCGGCCGCTGCAGCGTTTGGCATTGCGAAATGGGTTAGTCATTAG